The Anolis carolinensis isolate JA03-04 chromosome 1, rAnoCar3.1.pri, whole genome shotgun sequence genome window below encodes:
- the xirp2 gene encoding xin actin-binding repeat-containing protein 2 isoform X4: MALYQAAVSKAEISNSSTNAVEEAEAYRIPGGLASVKNQFEKAETSSSQSAQYQYQHKSVQKMLSQSQVKMSSSSTETQVNEVTSRATQQETFQLEKVSHQEQASTEVKKTSNVTESADKIVVNAAMSEESPKISAQSLKQHFEKPAQGKTLLSGRESGTPAKQIKIENECQEMIWPSSAVSSAAEAVSTSRQQEAYMVRKTKHTSAASAAACCTSSKYGSTEEFPPPPSPDLLQAPSEMTGFSQSPEPSPSPSKQPFPKDVYSKQRNLYELKRLYKHIHPELRKNLEKDYFNDISEIVSSSNTETGTSLARDVRQARYIFENSESSPQKCMSPEREYLEWDEILKGEVQSMRWIFENQPLDLIRDESPDPNDVKSIGDQEIIAGGDVKYTTWMFETQPMDSLGAHTSESPENADGVPELACGDVRTATWMFETQPLDSMNKIHHTKEDSDESCFKEITGGDVKTVKYMFETQHLDSLGQLYSVDETKLLQLRSELKEIKGDVKRSIRHFETLPMYVIRNNLGQMLEIKTVQREDLERGDVRTVRWMFETQPLDMINKDSLEIKVVCGISMEESIKGEVGRAKWLFETQPLDTIKQEYEETVVEKEAILGTDVCKKCWLFETQPLDTLKESEDANPLPSEEIIGGDVNTTKHLFETLPMDRLKDSPDVGKLQKMAATEEEKGDVRHQKWIFETKPLEQIREEQKEIIRAVKLEEIDKGDVSSCRHVFETCHLRKQDDSYKIHVEGVTQGAVKLNKAVFETTPLYAIQDRLGKYHKVKTIRQEEIIRGDVRNCRWLFETRPIDQFDESIEKIEIIKGISSQEVQSGDVKTAKWLFETQPLDSIKYFAQMEDEESTEESQATEVVKGDVKTCRWLFETQPMETLYDKETIESDSEEIHKGDVKTCTWLFETRPLDAMGEDSETAIKLHTVEQAEIQGSDVRTACFLFETEKLENIQGEESKEIKRVVEIDIQPGDVSTMKYKFENQSLDSINSSSEEVLKKIKTLQYEDIQKGDVLHCCWLFENQSLDEIAEHEEDKTSVKTVTDIQGGNVRKGCFIFETFSLDQIKEESSEDISAIKTVREDEITKGDVNSYRMLFETQPLYAIQDREGYYHEVTTVKKEEVIHGDVRGTRWLFETKPLGSINKSDNVYLIKSVTQEDIQKGDVSSVRYRFETQPLDTISDEEKIIVPTVDSVQGGDVKANKKLFESEEAQEGMYVRTVSVSEIQHGNVKTSTWLFETHTIDEIRGEESEYKGVKTVTKEEVQEGDVQHSVWLFENQPLDSIKETDESDGKIDKEEIPQADVKTTTWLFETTPFHEFNESNVQKEEIIGKSVKETLKELYSHKVVETHGIILESDEIGDVRMAKYKLMNQEPPEIQKEEIIKGDLANIILNLLSRPSTEEKENKVNEDEKGNVNLTKQQLLNRSTDVHIEKEEIVRGDIQQAIKNLFSKDSSVKHGILIQENERGDINMTVYSLFHKKDGNNIKQDEIIGGDVKRTIHSLLSSAMNNEILERPKIDDSERGNVQFFTTCIEAGALDYLKLLQTGTNETFSTRNQEEEEEEIIGGDVEGTKLLLKKKKSKIQRTVNEADIVPGDVCNTVKIFMTEPQNTSCHVCKEEIIKGDLKAALNSLSQAINQTTVAEKEEIIKADILAILQSLKEAAYNLKETEKPDVIPGDIKQAIESLEKARNTKNEILRQEVVRSDLESTLRSLKAAQQSFKTETIAEIDGRESQTVVGNLLEASAERKILQHEAVTNSNIKQTNESLFKPSQQLINHEVNVSDSLQNNIKSQKKHHAGMKSEKESLLTEDTRAINLNQKQSIKTHEVDKKNVKGLSSSQYKVMEKGDKSISKVRDHNIAKEEAKCHTDQYMSDQSAFCGNVQKKERIEKSEASRMMRKDSSSNAVQSTKQFTGKKYNVFHEHKDDKHFDTNLQERTKEKSTLSTCDHSSSHKEAGELVNMSTCMISKTAGRVWTQEGHHSRKQPQHSNEVCNEKKNNAKASQAEVSMASEQNIKTNQKVRTTQEMHTQITESERKQRCNVIQPSEKSMLRFRGKAKVEGAESDVKVMVKNPLNPNKNPKGPDRSEIDSPPPPPPPPSPPISVTSSDADFPLPPPPPPLTHLITASDSQSFPSPPPPVGQGKMESEHFPPPPFPVEVKGESELAYAPSPLPLPQPSAIPQPSQKKDHFLKHLDKTLQTSIQHHDSLKGSRGSYIKSHLQMESAKDLETSQPRTPRKIQPNIVQIHTQSDAMKTVEEKKESITMRMTANHEKKEESVCTKTEEIRRPTSVTEAIKLKTSPITRTTTFPLVRSPSLPAEATQMKPKLYVRKFKTPLMIAEEKYRQQREEMEQKEAKGVCPLAMRRNSETWSSSAQNESETCHSALNTEEMHQTPPQGPLLSAALEMPTESECQRKAQVGKPHVDEQQLMPKVAAANQSQVVLKISAKEQSTTKAMHSSQNFNKQCESSQKVEDHREHAIHKRQQCQNEEQLHLSKSKIRSPTFKVRTIKLSPLEQSLHEIHMDSMINKNQEGTGIQKQHIKEKQQENVSKTTIKKQNTTKSNSQVNVDEKMCLEKPILKYTRRKEEVKDKESSEVKQRLVQRQEIEKDKIKQERVSSVMEGKQSQVIGFPKEKKVFAQRQQEEVSNKSEKMVKQKIIDMHQDSQTLTSEQGKIHVLETNIQNKKLSQQNSDINHMECTRENTNQHKKALLKTTEPKQEFMQKKPLSFSCPRGSPQSNEKSTVDVLEFLRKREEVQQVLSRVKEFEIEPNKNGIKTFQAFLNVIPEWLIEQEKKESLTYIAQENNVEKMKEELLIVKEQAAKILESCEDAIQTAMISMKPLKSRKGPLQVGGPSQKATKDSIGSSTKDSQKTKEINKDIMAHQEVKQIISARRLSEIGMTSPSLRTRAPSPTYITIESRCIEPTPREILSPVQRESTPVPPSPPPRSVTPTFKTQQQPAACPSPSPPRSRSEQLAKLKDTTVKLSQGATQNRSVTPIPILEKRSEIVKSPATLRRQIKIDTRQTDVLSSKMSSVNESHVTASTVKKVKEAHEESETNKMDISRKRGNIPESLEPHRHNVGSISITQKFEVPKSDSKGLMHKFEASEQMIHIRKEAETPDKLNSEDKIDIVVGMFNDKPKTEVISQKRYVENGIIHGQMKEERHRFGRNGCGQTSQEPEKQKEHFQKSPRRQQREPKQKECDIQEHSLEPTVCFDTKSHNECCSGMDSFENTVVESRAAISTSRSTDGMQSGGFGFKRAPPTYEDVISGHILDISASDSPEELLRNFQKTWQESEQVFKSLGYNISEAAEAEVRSSFHEEAEFISETATSGKGSMPTLSKESLSNGVPGCRQADLS, from the exons gttTCTCATCAAGAACAAGCATCCACTGAGGTCAAGAAGACTTCTAATGTTACCGAGAGTGCTGATAAAATAG TGGTCAATGCTGCCATGAGTGAGGAGAGTCCAAAGATTTCTGCACAATCTTTAAAGCAGCACTTTGAAAAACCAGCCCAAGGAAAAACACTTCTTTCTGGCCGAGAGAGTGGAACACCCGCAAAACAGATCAAG ATTGAAAATGAGTGTCAAGAAATGATCTGGCCGTCTTCAGCTGTTTCTTCTGCTGCTGAAGCTGTTTCTACAAGTAGACAACAGGAAGCATATATGGTGAGGAAAACCAAGCATACATCTGCTGCCTCAGCAGCAGCCTGCTGCACCTCTTCTAAGTATGGAAGTACAGAGGAATTTCCTCCTCCACCATCTCCAGACTTACTACAGGCTCCATCTGAAATGACAGGGTTTTCCCAGTCCCCTGAACCCTCTCCCTCTCCATCAAAGCAACCCTTCCCCAAAGATGTTTATTCTAAGCAAAGAAATCTTTATGAATTGAAGCGTTTATACAAGCATATTCACCCAGAACTGAGAAAAAACCTGGAAAAGGATTACTTCAATGACATTTCTGAGATAGTGTCTAGTAGCAACACCGAAACAGGTACCTCGCTGGCAAGAGATGTACGTCAGGCTCGATACATCTTTGAAAATTCAGAAAGCAGCCCTCAAAAGTGCATGAGCCCTGAAAGGGAATATTTGGAATGGGATGAAATTCTCAAAGGGGAGGTCCAATCGATGAGGTGGATCTTTGAGAATCAGCCCCTAGATTTAATCAGAGACGAATCCCCTGATCCAAATGATGTTAAAAGCATTGGAGATCAAGAAATAATTGCAGGTGGAGATGTTAAGTACACTACTTGGATGTTTGAAACACAACCCATGGATTCACTGGGCGCACATACTTCAGAAAGCCCAGAAAATGCGGACGGAGTTCCTGAACTAGCTTGTGGAGATGTCCGCACGGCCACCTGGATGTTTGAAACTCAGCCATTGGACTCAATGAATAAAATTCACCACACAAAAGAAGACTCTGATGAATCTTGTTTTAAGGAAATCACTGGTGGTGATGTGAAAACAGTAAAGTACATGTTTGAGACACAGCATCTGGATAGCCTGGGGCAGCTTTATTCGGTGGATGAAACTAAATTGCTGCAGCTCAGATCTGAACTAAAGGAGATTAAAGGGGATGTGAAGAGAAGTATAAGGCATTTTGAAACCTTACCAATGTATGTTATTAGAAACAATTTAGGCCAAATGCTAGAGATTAAAACTGTCCAGAGGGAAGATCTGGAGAGAGGAGATGTCAGAACCGTACGCTGGATGTTTGAAACACAGCCTCTAGATATGATCAACAAAGATTCCCTAGAAATCAAAGTTGTCTGTGGAATCTCCATGGAGGAAAGTATCAAAGGTGAAGTGGGCAGAGCAAAATGGTTATTTGAAACCCAGCCTCTGGATACTATTAAACAGGAATATGAAGAGACAGTTGTGGAGAAAGAAGCCATTCTAGGCACAGATGTCTGCAAAAAATGTTGGCTTTTCGAGACCCAGCCTCTTGATACCCTAAAAGAAAGTGAGGATGCAAATCCTTTGCCCTCAGAAGAAATAATAGGAGGGGATGTAAATACCACTAAACACCTATTTGAAACTTTGCCAATGGATAGGCTAAAAGACAGCCCAGATGTTGGTAAACTTCAAAAAATGGCAGCCactgaggaagagaaaggggatgTGAGGCACCAGAAATGGATTTTTGAGACTAAGCCACTTGAACAGATTAGAgaggaacaaaaagaaattataaGAGCTGTGAAACTGGAGGAAATTGATAAGGGAGATGTGAGCAGCTGTAGACATGTATTTGAAACATGCCACTTAAGGAAACAGGATGACTCATATAAAATCCATGTTGAAGGAGTAACACAAGGTGCAGTAAAATTAAATAAAGCTGTTTTTGAAACCACTCCATTGTATGCAATTCAGGATAGACTTGGGAAATATCATAAAGTTAAAACAATTCGACAAGAGGAGATCATCAGGGGAGATGTCAGAAACTGCAGGTGGCTATTTGAAACGAGGCCCATTGATCAGTTTGATGAgagtattgaaaagattgagatTATTAAAGGGATATCTTCACAAGAAGTACAGTCAGGTGATGTCAAAACAGCAAAATGGTTGTTTGAAACACAGCCTCTTGATTCCATCAAATATTTTGCTCAGATGGAAGATGAGGAAAGCACAGAAGAGTCCCAGGCAACAGAAGTTGTCAAGGGGGATGTGAAAACATGCAGGTGGCTATTTGAAACACAACCAATGGAAACTCTATATGACAAAGAGACTATAGAGTCTGATAGCGAAGAGATCCATAAAGGAGATGTAAAAACTTGCACCTGGCTTTTTGAAACCCGACCTCTCGATGCCATGGGGGAAGACTCGGAAACAGCCATAAAACTGCATACAGTGGAGCAAGCAGAAATCCAGGGCAGTGATGTCCGTACAGCATGTTTCCTCTTTGAAACAGAAAAGTTAGAAAACATACAAggagaagaaagcaaagaaataaaGCGGGTTGTCGAAATTGATATCCAGCCTGGAGATGTTTCTACCATGAAGTATAAATTTGAGAACCAATCATTAGACTCCATAAATTCCAGTTCAGAGGAAGTTTTGAAGAAAATTAAAACCCTACAATATGAAGATATACAGAAAGGGGATGTTTTGCATTGCTGTTGGCTTTTTGAGAACCAGTCTCTGGATGAAATAGCAGAACATGAAGAAGACAAGACCTCAGTAAAAACTGTGACTGACATACAAGGTGGAAACGTGAGAAAGGGGTGCTTTATCTTTGAAACCTTTTCTCTGGATCAGATTAAAGAGGAGTCTTCTGAAGATATAAGTGCCATAAAAACAGTTAGAGAAGATGAAATAACAAAAGGAGATGTGAACAGCTACAGAATGCTCTTTGAGACCCAGCCGCTTTATGCAATTCAGGACAGAGAAGGGTATTATCATGAGGTGACAACGGTTAAAAAGGAAGAAGTCATTCATGGAGATGTACGTGGGACTCGTTGGTTGTTTGAAACGAAGCCCCTGGGATCAATAAACAAATCAGACAATGTCTATCTTATAAAATCAGTCACCCAGGAAGATATTCAAAAAGGAGATGTCAGTTCAGTCAGATACCGATTTGAAACACAGCCATTGGATACAATCTCAGATGAGGAAAAAATCATTGTTCCCACTGTGGATAGTGTTCAGGGTGGTGATGTGAAAGCAAACAAGAAATTATTTGAGTCTGAAGAAGCCCAAGAAGGCATGTATGTAAGAACAGTGAGTGTCAGTGAAATACAGCATGGCAATGTGAAGACATCGACTTGGCTATTTGAAACACACACCATAGATGAGATCAGAGGAGAAGAATCAGAGTATAAAGGTGTCAAGACAGTAACTAAGGAGGAGGTGCAAGAAGGTGATGTTCAGCATTCAGTGTGGCTTTTTGAAAACCAGCCACTGGACTCCAttaaggaaactgatgaaagcGATGGAAAAATCGATAAAGAGGAAATTCCACAGGCAGATGTTAAGACCACAACATGGCTCTTTGAGACAACTCCTTTCCATGAATTCAATGAAAGTAATgttcaaaaggaagaaataattgGGAAAAGTGTGAAGGAAACTTTAAAGGAACTTTATTCTCACAAAGTCGTAGAAACACATGGCATTATCTTGGAGTCAGATGAAATTGGAGATGTCAGAATGGCAAAATATAAGCTGATGAATCAGGAGCCTCCTGAAATACAAAAAGAAGAGATTATTAAAGGAGACTTAGCTAACATCATATTGAACCTACTTTCCAGACCCAgtactgaagaaaaagaaaataaagtaaatGAAGATGAAAAGGGCAATGTGAATTTGACCAAACAACAGTTGCTGAATAGATCAACAGATGTTCACATTGAAAAAGAAGAGATAGTTAGAGGTGATATACAACAAGCCATTAAAAACCTGTTTAGTAAGGATAGTTCTGTAAAACATGGAATTTTAATTCAGGAAAATGAGAGGGGTGATATTAACATGACAGTCTATTCTCTTTTTCACAAAAAGGATGGTAATAACATTAAGCAAGATGAAATTATTGGTGGTGATGTGAAGCGTACAATTCACAGCCTTCTCTCTTCTGCCATGAATAATGAAATATTAGAAAGACCTAAAATAGATGATTCTGAAAGGGGCAATGTTCAGTTTTTTACAACATGCATAGAAGCTGGAGCTCTGGATTATCTGAAACTCCTCCAGACAGGGACAAATGAAACATTTTCAACAAGGAatcaagaagaggaggaggaggaaataatTGGTGGTGATGTTGAAGGGACAAAGCtgttactaaagaaaaagaagtcTAAAATTCAACGGACAGTTAATGAAGCTGACATTGTCCCTGGAGATGTGTGTAACACAGTTAAAATCTTTATGACTGAGCCACAGAATACATCTTGTCATGTATGCAAAGAAGAAATTATaaaaggtgatttgaaggcagctTTAAATTCCCTCAGCCAGGCCATAAATCAAACAACTGTTGCAGAGAAGGAAGAAATTATAAAAGCTGACATCCTTGCAATTCTGCAGTCTCTTAAAGAAGCAGCTTATAAtctgaaagaaacagaaaaacctGATGTCATCCCAGGCGATATTAAGCAGGCTATTGAATCTCTGGAGAAAGCAAGAAACACAAAAAATGAAATCTTGAGACAAGAGGTTGTTCGAAGTGACCTTGAATCCACCCTGAGGTCTTTGAAAGCAGCTCAGCAGTCTTTCAAGACAGAAACTATAGCAGAAATAGATGGCAGAGAGAGTCAGACAGTGGTGGGGAACTTGCTGGAAGCTTCAGCAGAAAGGAAAATACTACAGCACGAAGCAGTCACCAACAGTAATATCAAACAAACCAATGAGAGTCTGTTTAAGCCATCTCAACAGTTGATCAATCACGAGGTTAATGTAAGTGACagtttacaaaataatataaaatctcAAAAGAAACATCATGCAGGGATGAAGTCTGAAAAGGAGAGCCTCCTCACTGAAGATACCAGAGCAATCAATCTGAATCAGAAACAGAGCATCAAGACACATGAGGTAGATAAGAAAAATGTGAAGGGCTTATCTAGTTCCCAATACAAGGTCATGGAAAAAGGAGATAAGTCTATAAGTAAAGTCAGAGACCATAACATTGCAAAAGAAGAAGCAAAGTGTCACACAGATCAATATATGAGTGATCAATCTGCTTTTTGTGGCAAtgttcaaaagaaagaaagaatagaaaaatCAGAGGCAAGCAGAATGATGAGGAAAGACAGTTCATCCAATGCTGTTCAGTCCACAAAACAATTTACTGGAAAGAAATATAATGTATTTCATGAACATAAAGATGACAAACATTTTGACACCAACCTTCAGGAGAGGACAAAGGAAAAATCAACACTGTCAACATGTGATCACAGCTCTAGTCACAAAGAAGCAGGAGAACTGGTCAACATGTCAACCTGCATGATTTCCAAAACAGCTGGCCGTGTTTGGACACAAGAAGGGCACCACAGTAGAAAACAACCTCAGCATTCAAACGAGGTTTGTAACGAGAAGAAAAATAATGCTAAGGCAAGCCAAGCAGAGGTTTCCATGGCAtcagaacaaaatataaaaaccaaTCAAAAGGTCAGAACCACACAGGAAATGCACACTCAAATTACAGAATCTGAAAGGAAGCAAAGATGTAATGTTATCCAACCAAGTGAGAAATCCATGCTGAGGTTTAGGGGAAAGGCTAAAGTGGAGGGTGCAGAGTCAGATGTCAAGGTTATGGTGAAAAATCCACTAAATCCAAACAAAAATCCTAAGGGCCCAGACAGGTCAGAAATTGATTCTccacccccacctcctcctcctccttcacctccAATTTCAGTCACATCCTCTGATGCTGACTTTCCTCTGccgccaccacctcctcctctaaCTCATTTGATTACAGCTTCTGACAGCCAAAGTTTtccttcaccaccaccaccagtagGACAGGGCAAAATGGAGAGTGAACATTTTCCTCCCCCACCATTCCCAGTAGAAGTCAAGGGTGAAAGTGAGCTAGCATATGCTCCATCTCCATTGCCTCTTCCTCAACCCTCAGCTATTCCTCAGCCCAGTCAAAAGAAAGATCATTTCCTCAAACATCTAGACAAAACACTGCAAACATCCATTCAACACCATGACAGCCTTAAAGGCAGCAGAGGCTCATACATCAAGTCACATCTTCAGATGGAATCTGCAAAAGATTTAGAAACAAGCCAGCCTAGAACACCTAGAAAAATCCAACCAAATATTGTTCAGATACACACACAAAGTGACGCTATGAAAACagtggaagaaaagaaagaaagcataaCAATGAGGATGACTGCTAACcatgaaaagaaagaggaaagtgtCTGCACAAAAACTGAAGAGATTAGAAGGCCCACATCAGTCACAGAAGCAATCAAGCTGAAGACATCACCAATAACAAGAACAACTACGTTTCCTCTTGTTAGGTCTCCTTCTCTTCCAGCAGAAGCAACACAAATGAAACCAAAGCTTTATGTAAGAAAATTTAAAACTCCCTTAATGATTGCAGAAGAGAAATACAGGCAGCAAAGGGAAGAGATGGAGCAAAAAGAAGCCAAAGGTGTTTGTCCACTGGCTATGAGACGAAACAGTGAAACTTGGAGTAGTTCTGCTCAGAACGAGTCAGAAACATGTCATTCAGCTCTAAATACAGAAGAAATGCATCAAACCCCTCCGCAAGGGCCATTGCTCTCTGCAGCTCTAGAGATGCCCACAGAGTCTGAATGTCAAAGGAAGGCCCAAGTGGGAAAACCACACGTTGATGAACAACAGCTTATGCCAAAAGTAGCAGCAGCCAATCAGTCTCAAGTCGTTTTGAAAATCTCAGCAAAGGAACAGAGTACAACAAAAGCCATGCACAGTTCACAAAACTTTAATAAACAGTGTGAATCTTCTCAAAAGGTAGAGGACCATAGAGAACATGCTATCCACAAGAGACAGCAATGCCAAAACGAGGAGCAATTGCATCTGTCAAAAAGCAAAATAAGGTcccctactttcaaagtcagAACCATCAAGCTTTCTCCTTTAGAGCAAAGCTTACATGAAATCCACATGGATTCCATGATAAACAAAAACCAAGAAGGAACTGGTATCCAGAAGCAACATATTAAAGAAAAACAGCAAGAAAATGTAAGCAAAACTACTATTAAAAAACAGAACACTACAAAGTCAAATAGCCAAGTGAATGTTGATGAGAAAATGTGCCTAGAAAAGCCAATTTTAAAGTatacaagaagaaaggaagaagtaaAGGACAAAGAATCCAGTGAAGTGAAACAGAGGTTAGTTCAAAGGCAGGAAATTGAGAAAGACAAAATTAAACAAGAAAGAGTCTCTTCAGTTATGGAAGGAAAGCAGAGCCAAGTAATTGGTTTccctaaagaaaaaaaagtattcGCTCAAAGGCAACAAGAAGAGGTTAGCAATAAATCAGAAAAAATGGTCAAGCAAAAGATAATTGATATGCACCAAGACTCACAGACTTTGACTTCCGAACAAGGGAAAATTCATGTTTTGGAGACaaacattcaaaataaaaaaCTGTCCCAACAAAACAGTGATATAAATCACATGGAATGTACTAGGGAAAATACCAACCAACACAAAAAAGCCCTTCTTAAGACAACAGAGCCAAAACAAGAGTTTATGCAGAAAAAACCTTTATCATTTAGTTGCCCAAGAGGATCACCACAAAGCAATGAGAAAAGCACAGTAGATGTATTAGAGTTCCTGAGGAAACGTGAGGAAGTACAACAAGTATTATCCAGAGTAAAAGAGTTTGAAATTGAGCCAAATAAAAATGGAATCAAAACATTTCAGGCATTCTTAAATGTTATTCCAGAATGGCTAATAGaacaagaaaagaaggaaagcttAACCTACATTGCACAAGAGAATAATGTGGAAAAGATGAAAGAAGAATTACTGATTGTTAAGGAGCAAGCTGCCAAAATACTTGAATCATGTGAAGATGCCATCCAGACAGCCATGATTTCCATGAAACCTCTGAAATCTAGAAAGGGCCCTCTTCAAGTTGGGGGACCATCACAAAAAGCAACTAAAGATAGCATAGGATCTAGCACAAAAGACTCACAGAAAACTAAGGAGATTAACAAAGACATAATGGCCCATCAAGAAGTAAAGCAAATAATCAGTGCCCGCAGATTGTCAGAAATCGGAATGACTTCACCATCCCTAAGAACACGAGCACCATCACCTACTTACATTACCATTGAATCTAGATGTATTGAACCCACCCCCAGGGAGATCTTATCTCCTGTCCAAAGGGAAAGCACTCCAGTTCCACCATCACCTCCTCCCCGAAGTGTGACACCAACATTTAAGACACAACAACAGCCAGCCGCTTGCCCCTCACCCTCCCCTCCAAGAAGCCGCTCGGAACAACTTGCCAAACTGAAAGACACAACTGTAAAACTGTCTCAAGGAGCAACACAAAATAGATCAGTAACCCCAATTCCTATATTGGAGAAAAGGTCAGAGATTGTTAAATCCCCTGCAACACTCCGGCGGCAAATCAAGATTGACACGCGCCAAACTGATGTTTTGTCTTCAAAAATGTCCTCTGTGAATGAATCACATGTAACTGCCAGCACAGTGAAGAAAGTTAAAGAAGCCCATGAAGAgtctgaaacaaacaaaatggacATCTCCCGAAAGAGAGGAAACATTCCAGAAAGCTTGGAGCCACACAGACATAATGTTGGCTCTATTTCCATCACTCAAAAGTTTGAAGTCCCTAAGTCTGATTCTAAAGGGCTCATGCATAAGTTTGAAGCATCTGAGCAGATGATTCACATAAGAAAGGAAGCAGAAACGCCTGATAAACTGAACAGTGAGGATAAAATAGATATAGTGGTAGGAATGTTTAATGATAAACCCAAAACTGAGGTGATATCCCAGAAAAGGTATGTTGAAAATGGTATAATCCATGGCCAAATGAAGGAAGAAAGGCACAGATTTGGCAGGAATGGATGTGGCCAAACTTCTCAAGAACCTGAAAAGCAAAAAGAACATTTCCAGAAGTCTCCAAGAAGGCAACAAAGAGAACCCAAGCAAAAGGAATGTGACATCCAAGAGCATTCATTGGAACCCACAGTATGTTTTGACACAAAGTCACACAATGAGTGTTGCTCCGGCATGGATTCATTTGAGAACACAGTGGTTGAATCAAGAGCTGCCATTTCTACTTCACGAAGCACAGATGGGATGCAGTCAGGAGGGTTTGGCTTCAAGCGTGCACCTCCCACATATGAAGATGTAATCTCAGGGCACATCTTGGATATTTCTGCTTCTGATTCCCCAGAAGAGCTCCTAAGGAATTTTCAGAAGACTTGGCAAGAGAGTGAACAAGTCTTTAAAAGCCTGGGCTACAACATCTCAGAAGCTGCTGAAGCAGAAGTACGGAGCAGCTTCCATGAGGAAGCAGAGTTTATTAGTG AAACTGCAACTTCAGGGAAAGGAAGCATGCCTACTTTGTCAAAAGAGAGTTTATCCAATGGAGTGCCTGGTTGCCGACAAGCAGACCTTTCATAA